In one Nocardioides sp. NBC_00368 genomic region, the following are encoded:
- the pgl gene encoding 6-phosphogluconolactonase: MTTRDGHPESLIEVHDTAEALASAVAGEFLSRLADLQAAGDVPTIGLTGGTIAEAIHREIARLAPESGVDWGAVEFFFGDERYVASDSPDRNAGQARAAFLTEVGVPDHRIHEMPATDSGLSVDEAAAQFSEDVRSHGSGGFDILMLGVGPDGHIASLFPGFPQLEAKDAIAVGVTGSPKPPPERITFTFEALRRSSTVWFLVSGEGKAEAVAKAHAGAPISEIPATGVIGTNETTWFLDRAAASKL; this comes from the coding sequence GTGACGACCCGCGACGGTCATCCCGAGTCACTCATCGAGGTCCACGACACCGCCGAGGCGCTGGCTTCGGCGGTGGCCGGGGAGTTCCTCAGTCGCCTGGCCGACCTGCAGGCCGCAGGCGACGTACCCACCATCGGCCTCACCGGCGGCACGATCGCCGAGGCCATCCACCGTGAGATCGCCCGCCTGGCGCCCGAGTCGGGCGTCGACTGGGGTGCGGTCGAGTTCTTCTTCGGCGACGAGCGCTACGTCGCCTCCGACTCCCCCGACCGCAACGCGGGCCAGGCCCGCGCCGCGTTCCTGACCGAGGTCGGCGTCCCGGACCACCGCATCCACGAGATGCCCGCCACCGACTCCGGTCTGAGCGTCGACGAGGCTGCGGCGCAGTTCTCCGAGGACGTACGCAGCCACGGCTCGGGCGGCTTCGACATCCTGATGCTCGGCGTCGGCCCCGACGGCCACATCGCCTCCCTCTTCCCCGGGTTCCCGCAGCTCGAGGCGAAGGACGCGATCGCCGTCGGCGTGACCGGCTCCCCCAAGCCCCCGCCCGAGCGCATCACCTTCACCTTCGAGGCCCTGCGACGGTCCTCGACCGTGTGGTTCCTGGTCAGCGGCGAAGGCAAGGCCGAGGCGGTCGCCAAGGCCCACGCCGGCGCCCCGATCAGCGAGATCCCCGCCACCGGCGTCATCGGCACCAACGAGACGACCTGGTTCCTGGACCGCGCGGCCGCGTCCAAGCTCTGA